In the genome of Hevea brasiliensis isolate MT/VB/25A 57/8 chromosome 14, ASM3005281v1, whole genome shotgun sequence, the window aagtttTAGGATAGATTCAGGTTTTAAAAACATTAATCGGATTTGGATTTGAATAGAGTGATTCAGGTTTTAAAGACATTAGTAGGCCTTTGTTTGaaagtaaaatatatttaaaaataaaagaataaaatgaagttttcattatttataaaataattttctttttttctaatattcaaataaaaggaggaaaataattttttttctaaacttttattttctctcagtataatttttttctttattttatttcccTCTAAAATAGTTTCATATCAGGTTTGACATATACAgtaatatatattgaaattgataGAAAATATAATCTCTTcaattctaatttaattaaagtaaataaaaaaaatctttaaataatattttaaaatatgtaaaattataataatacctGCCTCTATTATATCTCATTCTCAGGATAACTCTAATAAAACATGACAACATTAAATATTATTTAGAATGCATTTATTAtgcatttaatatatatatatatatatatatatatatataaaataaataataaatttattttataaaatatataaaatttatatatttgtatttataaaataaatatgagGTGATGGGACATTGCACTAGCCCCGAGGGGTGGATTTGTTGTGACTAATGTCTGGCCTATCCGTTTTTAGTTGGgagttaaattcataataaattattTGTAAGCAAAATTGTCCAAATATCTAAATTCGTATTGAGCCTTATAAATGTAATGCATTAAATTAACCCATCAAACCAAACACAACAGAAATTTGTCTCCACTCTCCAGGATCCTTATAAATGAAGTGTCTGGCAAGTGCGTGTTGCAAGTGCAGAGAAAAACCTAAAATCTCACTGCAAAGGATTTTTTCTTGCTCACTAATTTTCACTGCTCAACTTTGCTAGCGACCTCTAGCTAGCTACACATATGGAGGATTCCCAAGCTTTGCACGAAACCCAATTAGTATCTGAGACCAATTACCAGCCCAAACAAAAAGACATCATCACTTTCATGGATGCTGAATGGTATAATGCTGCAGCTGAAGGCCAAATTGACAAATTCAAGGATTACACAGAGCCTCTAGATCTTTTGCGCACCCCAAACAAAAATACAGTCCTACATGTTTACATCACAGCAGTAAAAAAGGAAACGGAAGAATCCATTGAATTTGTAAAACTAGTTATCAGCAAATGTCCATCGCTGCTATCTGAGCCCAACATCAAAGGCGAAACTCCGCTGCACATTGCAGCAAGGTTCGGGCACAAAAATATAGTTGAATTTCTTATTCATAGCATCAAGAAGGCTCAATACGAAGACCTTGAGAGAGGCGCAGAGGCGTCAACGAGTGCTAAGATGCTGAAGAAGACAAGCACAGATGAAGACACAGCCTTACATGAGGCAGTGAGAAATAATCATCCTCAAGTGGTGGAAATATTGATTAGAGAAAATCCTGAATTTGCGAACATAGCTAATGCCGCCCGAGAAAGCCCGCTGTACCTTGCAGCGGTGAGAGAGAACAATATCATTGCCTCTAAGATATTGGAGATATGTCCCTCACCAGCATACAGCGGTCCCAATGGTAAAACAGCTTTGCACGAAGCCGTTACAAGTAAAGATGAAGGTACGCTTCATTTCCGCTCAGTTGTGAAATACACAAAAACCATTTTTCTTCCCTATGTGCAATTTTATCCCttagttttataattatttacaattttatcCCTTACTTTTATAGTTATTTACAATTTCATCCCTTAGTTCCAtctttctctccctctctcacaCATTTATGTCTCTGCCTCTCTCCTTCATTTTTgtatctctcttcctctctctgtatctctctctctctcatttcttcTCTCTCCCGTTTATATATCTCTCTCCGTCTCTCTTCCATTTTTGTCTCTCCCTTATTTCTCTCTTTGCCCTCCTCTCTCACTTATTCATCTCTCCCTCCTCTtagctcttttctctttctctccaTGTTTCTCTCTCTATCTCCTTTACTGTTTGTCTATCTCCTTCATGCAGGTATAAAAATGGAGAGGGAGAATAGAGCCATAAatgtatgagagagagagagagatggaaaatggagagagatagagagagggaAAGAGACAAAAATGGGGTAGGTAGAGAGATGGCGAGGGAGATGAAGAGATGAAACTGATGAATGAAATTGTAAATAATTGTAAATCTAAGGAATGAAActataaataattgtaatatctgaagattaaatagtaatttatctCAAATGTTAATGTCTAAAATGGACGGAAGGATCTTAAGTGTGTTATAAAAGCAAAACTAGGGAACTAAATagtttaatttctaaaatataaagACTCAAGtgttattaatcataaaacatcagggttaaataataaatttacctTTAAGAAAACTAAACAACCCTAAGGGTTTATTTGAATACAGCTGATAACTGTTAACtgatagatagatagataattGTTAACTAATAGATATTACTATTAGTTGATAGCTGATAGCTGGTAGTTAATAACTAATGAtagctgatttatgttaagtgtttggtaaaactaCATTTAACTGTTGCTATTGATatgtaaaatgactaataaagacatgtatcatataatttattttattactgaAATGAATATAAaactataaatttattatattatattatttattatattattaaaataaaaatataatattgatttattatatcatattatttattttatttttgatataagaaaataattaaattctttaaaaaaataatcaaataattttaaaaatgtagttataaaataataaagtaattttataatTGATGAAGAAagaaaatcttataattttaagtttttagaaaaaaattgtattttttcataataaataagtattttatattttatgttcttcagagaaaatattttaacaaaattacaaTATGCTAATTAAGATGTTAAGAttgtaaatgaaaaaaaaaagtaaataacattaataatattaatttttgagttatatGAAAAAGAATAATAtggtgtaaataaaaaaaaaatcaaattagctTTCAACTGATgagaaataattttatttttagagtttatacAAACTGAAACTGAAGGGTATCATATCAGTTACTTATCAGCTCTAATTTTTTAAGCTTGCTAAACACTTTAATTCATCTGTTTGAGTGTCTATCAACTATTAGCTATAGCCAAAAGATGAACTAAACACCCCAAAACCTAGAGCGAATAAAAGCTGCTAACGTCTTTTCTTTCTTTGTCCGCCAATTTTTGTTTCTCCAAAATCACTCGCACAAAGAGTTTTGGTTTTTTTAGAAGTACATGGTTGTAAATAAATCAAGCTATTTGAattcaacttcaaaaattttttcaaaattttagtgGTACAAGCAACTTGCGGATTGAGTTTAAGGATCATAATAATCAATTTGAGTGTTTCGCGGTCCGATATATTAGCCATTATTAAGTAATTATACCGCTTTGAAATTTGTTTTTGTATTTCTTGAAAAGTTGATATTTATTTCAAGTTTATTGCAGATTTGATAGGAAAAATACTTGAAAAAAACAGTAGTCTGACCAAAGAACAAGACGAAGAAGGATGGACTCCGCTGCATTATGCTtcctacttcaatcttcttcaaatTGTGGAAGTGTTATTACTAAAAGATGGTAAATCTGCTGCCTATATTGGCGATAAAAGCGGAAAAACACCTCTTCATGTTGCGATTTTCCACTGCAAAAGCCATTTAAAGGTGGTGGAAAAAATTATGTCAGACTACCCAGATTGCTGCGACCTGGTTGACAATAGAGGCCGAAATGTTCTCCATTTTGCTGTGGAAAGCAAGAGTTTTGAAGGATTGAAAACTATTACTGAAAAACCTTTCCTGGCTAACCTAATAAATCAGAAAGATAAAGATGGGAACACTCCGGCCCATCTGCTTGCTACTTATGGCTTTGAAGAGTGTTGTCTTACAGAGCACCACCTAGTTGATAAAAAGGCCATCAACAATGAAAATTTAACCGCTCTGGACGTAGTGGTAAAAACGAAGGATGAAAGCAATATGCCATTTCTGGTACGCCGAGTTAATTTTATGCCTTTACATCATCCCACAAATTGtaggcattattattattattattattattattattattattattattattattattattttcaatttagCTTTGATTGAAATTTTAACTTGAAATCTCATAGAAAACACTgccaaaatgaaaaattattcaTTTCTATTGGTAAGCATTGATTTGTTTTGGAACAACACAGTTAATGAATTCATGTTGCAGGGATGGACAAAAAGAAAACTAAAGAAGGTTGGCTATAAACCTGGTCGGCCTTCAATTATCCAGCTCGCAGAACGTGATAACATGTCAAGACTCGACAATGAGTTCATCACTGAACTCGAGAAAACCAGTCAATCGCATCAGATAGTAGCCACCCTCATAGCAACGATAACTTTTGCGGCAGGTTTCACCTTACCTGGCGGTTACAGTGATCACGATGGCCCCGACGAAGGAACAGCAATTTTAAGTAGAAGATCAGCCTTCAAAACTTTCCTTATAACTGATACCCTTGCGTTTGCCCTCTCCATTTCTGTTGTGCTTATCCACTTCTTATTGACATTGCAAACATCCAAGAGAAAGTACTTTAATCTATTCGCTGCGGCTGCTCACTTCACTTTAATTGCTATGGAATTAATGGTGGTGGCATTCATGACAGGTGTGTATGCAGTGATGCCAAGTTCCTCATCAGGTCTTGGGGCCACCATTTGTGTCATCGGAAGTTGTTTGGGCTTATTGTATTTCTGCGTGCTCAAGGTTTCTATCTAGATTAACTGATTAATACTTGGACTGTTGTACAATTAAAGAGCAGTGTATAATTAGAAAAATATGTAAAATTAAGATGGAAATTAATgtatttaaaatttatgaatgtataatttattgtttatttattaaggatttttcttACGTAGACCCAATATACTATGGAcccaatatataaaaaatatggtgagattaatttattaaatatatagatcTCACATGATTGTATCTTGAGCATATGATGAACCCAGTTTAGACAAGAATTTCCCATTTATTTATTGAGAGTCGGTCTAGTCCAACTCCATCATCCATTTAGATTTCAACCAGCATGTAGAAGAAGTTATCGAAGGGATGGAACAAGAAGGTGATTGCAGAAGAATTTAGAAGTTaaatagttttggaaaaattattatttagtcccttaattttaatgaaattaactacttagttcttgtattttttcttttatatactTAATGTGGCGAGTATTCTGCACaacgactttttttttttttatcttattattattattattagcctTAAATTGAGGGTTAAATTTGATTTGAACTGTCAAACTATTGAATAATTCCAGTATTAAAATTGGATTAACATTAATCTGACAATGGTTGGAACCGAACTGGATCTGGCATCAACATCACAACCCCACCAGACCACCAGGAGACAATAGAGCTTTGGTATAAAGTCCATGagtctaattaatatttttaatgaataaatttaatgatattTAGTTAACATGCATTGATTgataattgtttaattaaataaataaacttaATTAGATGGATGATCAATTTGAATTCAGAAAATTTTATTAGTGGGACGATATATACACACAATActcttatataaataaaaaattatgaatttaaactcCCTAATAAGGAAAAAAATGCATTAAATTAACTCAACCAACCAAACACAACCTAAATATGTCTCCACTCTCCAGTCTCCTTATAAATAGAAGTGTCTGGCATGCGTGTGCTACGAGCGAGCGAAAAGAAAAATCTCACTGCAAAAGCTTTTTCCCGCTCACTGTTTTCCATTTGCTCAACTTTGCTACCTTGCTACATATATGGCGGATTCCCAAGTATTGCCCGAAACCCAATTAGCATCTGAGATCAATGATCAGCCCAAGCAAAAACACATCATCACTTTCATGGATGCTAAATGGTACAATGCTGCAGCTGAAGGCCAAATCAACAAATTCAAAGATTACACAGAGCCGCTAGATCTTTTGCGTACCCAAACAAAAGTACAATCCGACATGTTTACATCACATCAATACAAAATGAAACGGAAGAATCCATTGAATTTGTGAAACTAGTTATCAGCAAGTGTCCATCGCTGCTAGTTGAGCCCAATATCAGAGGTGAAACTCCACTGCACATTGCAGCAAGGTTTGGGCGTAAAAATATAGTGGAATGTCTTATCGATAGCATCAAGAATGCTCAAGAAGACATTGAGAGAGGTGCAGAGGCGTCAACAAGTGATCAGATGCTGAAGACGACAAGCCCGGATAAAGAAGAGCCTTGCATGAGGCTGTGAGAAATAATCATCTTGAGGTGGTGGAAATATTGATTAGAAAAAATCCTGAATTTGCGAACATAGCTAATGCCGCCGGAGAAAGCCCGCTTTACCTTGCAGCGGTGAGAGAGAACAATATCATTGCTTCTAAGATATTGGAGATATGTCTCTCACCGGCATACACTGGTCCCGATGGTAGAACGGCTTTGCACGAAGCTGTGATAAGCGGAGATGCAGGTACAGTTCATTCCCCCGTCAGTCAGAGAAATACCCAAAAATCattttctcttccttctttcttattttaatttaggTCTATCAAGCTCATTAATTTTACAAATTTCATCAAATTAAAAACTTATTTGCTTATTTctgagttattattattattattattttttacggCCCCGCCAATTATTATACATCACTAAAAAAATAAATCACACTTTTATTATTACTAAGAACAGTAAAAATACTATATTGCTTCTTTGTACAggctaaatttttattgtgtgctATTTGTTTTCAATGTCTTTTTTGGACCATCTGATTAtattctaattaaattttaatttctttaaaaattgaaataaaattattatgataaaaAGTTTGCAAATGTTGAAATTTATTACATGACTATTCAAACCATGAATTCATAAATTATTTCACTAAGGGAACTGCTTTTTTTTGAGGAATTATTAGGTGCTTTACtttattcattaaaatttaaattttatttattaatttattttttaatccaCTTAAGTGTTTGTATATGAATTCAAATtaagttttattaattttttttctgttaattttatttgttttctaatcatttgattatttaattattaaatttagattttatttattattattaaattaattttaagatgaatttattttattaaaaataatatctattttATAAACTaacattatattaataaaatattagacTTTTGTCTTCTTaattacaagaaaatataataacaaAAAATCATTGATATATTTCAGCAATTAttcttgcatttttttttcttataaatgcAACTTTAAAATAGTAAGATTTTGTTTCACATTAGTATTCTTTTATTATAATGTtgcaattattattcttattattatctaaaaatattttaaataatatctaTTTAGTGTTTTTAGTCTATTAATGCGTGCAAATTTAGTTTATACCCTTAAATAATGatgtaatttataataaatttattttttttaataattaaaaatagtttaaaaataatgtagttataaattattttttatatattaaatatattattataagaaTAGTGTTAGGTTTTTTAAAATGGGTAAATAAtagatattatattattattagtatATAGAGAgaatgataaaaatttaattttaattgaattggctaaatgattataataattattgataGATATAGTTCTTTTTATAAAATgtaagtataatattttatattattataaaataaaattagatatctttccaataaaaatatttttatttattaagtgGAAGAAAcataagcttttaaagcttgtaatatttaattttctgtgtcacttttcctttttttttacccTTAAAAGTTGACATCTTTTTCAATTTTATCACAGATTTGACAAGAAAAATATTGAATAAAAACAGCAGTCTGACCAGAGAACAAGACGAAGAAGGATGGACTCCGCTGCATTATGCTtcctacttcaatcttcttccaATTGTGGAAATGTTACTAGAAGATGATAATAAATATGCTGCCTATATTAGCGAGAATGATGGAAAGACACCACTTCATCTTGCGATTCTCAACGGCGATAGCCATTTAAAGGTGGTGGAAAAAATTATGTCGGACTGCCCAGATTGCTGCGACCTGGCTGACAATAGAGGCCGGAATGTTCTCCATTTTGCTGTAGAAAGCGGCAGTTTTAAAGGAGTGCAAATTATTACTGAAAAACCTTCCCTGGCCAACCTAATTAATCAGAAAGAAAAAGAAGGGAACACTCCGGTCCATCTAGTAGCTGCTTTTGGCTTTGAAGATTGTTGTCTTACAGAACACCACCTTGTTGATAAAATGGCTGTCAATAATGAAAATTTAACTGGTCTGGACGTGGTGCTAGAAACGAAGCATAAAAGCAAATTGCCATGACCGGTACACCAACTTGATTTTATGCCCATATATCATCACCCACAAATATTGTAGACAttcattttcattgattttttaaaaaaatttttttaagcttgAACTTAAAACTGCATTGGCAACACTGACCCAAAATGAAAAATTGTTCACATTCATGTTGCAGGGATGGACAGCAAGCGACCTAATGAGGGCTGGATATAAACGAGGTCGGCCTTTAATCCAGTTGAGATCACGTGAGCGCTTGTCAATAATTGACGATAAGTCAATCTCTAGATTCAAAAAAACGAGTGAATCCCATCAGATAGTAGAGACCCTCATAGCAACAGTAACTTTTGCTGCAGGTTTCACTGTGTGTAACGtcctcaccaaaggtagtccgtacattttactgttctgatgactaatgtctataCGGACAataaaaatgtctggaactacacttaaactatagtgaggaggcataaattaatgaaataaatattaaaaaaatataggaaaaattttgagaaataaaataaaatttagagaatttatttatttggtacaaaaataataaaaataacccgatatgcaccatgaaaggcattttggtcatttcacccctagatgtgaattttgacttaaatgtcaaattaaaatttggaaatagaataattaacataaattaattttatgaatttgaaattgaaaaatgagaaagaaagaagaagaaaagaaaagaaaagaaaggaaagaaaagaaaagaaaggaaatagatttatgaaatttaaaaacaataaagtacacataaatatatatataaatacccacaagagacaaaacccaccaaccctcttcttcttcctcttctctctccctccttgccgtctcccttagtgtctccctccctccatttttgttcttcttaaagcttgattttccaagctttctcctccccaaaacccatagaccccttcacaaaaaaatttagcccacacaccataaggaagctttagatacccattagaagaagaaagattaaagtttgaagtgggtcacaagaggttagtgcactaatccctcttcttctctttattaaacatgaaaagtaccattaaaacaaaaagaaaatctagaggaaagaacccttgaatttttggcagccatggaacttgaaatttattgcttttaagtgatgaaaaatggttccatgagaatgtgtaataagtttaaatgtttgggtgtttgattgtgtagtgtttgtgtaaatttgaaactttgaaaattagggtttgtgtaaatgttgaggactttgtgtaaaatgttgaaattgacctattgggatgagattgttgcttatagaagtgtattgcatgcaaattgaagtaaggaagttggaggagattgagttttggaagtgttaattttctgcaggttgtgtttgttgagggcagtgtacattttaggccataaataaaattgtgtgaccccaattggtatgaggccaattggaggtgaaactagacccaaaatagcccattttccatgaagaaaccatgcccaaattctgtccaaaacttgacctaaatactgtccaaattcggatttccctgcaacccaacccagaaaatgaccaaatgaacagtacgcgttcatttggtcataactctctctatactggtccaaaaatcctaaaattttaaccatggaaattttagacatagggctacatttttcatgaagactacttaacccagttttgcctttaacaaattcaaattgttagcacaagttgggtcactgaaactgccaacccagaaaatgaccaaatgaacaatacgtgttcatttggtcataactctctctatactggtccaaaaatcctaaaattttaaccatggaaagtttagacatagggatacacttttcatgaagaccacttaacccagtttttcctttaaccaattcaaattgttagcacaagttgggtcactgaaactgccaacccagaaaatgaccaaatgaacagtacgtgttcatttggtcataactctctctatactggtccaaaaatcctaaaattttaaccatggaaagtttagacatagggctacacttttcatgaagaccacttaacccagttttgcctttaaccaattcaaattattagcacaatttgggtcactgaaactgccaacccagaaaatgaccaaaatactgttcctttggtatgcttgaccagttttggcaaaaatgccataacttggtctccaaagctgcaaattgagtgaaactagtgccaaaagttttataagacatagcacaacaatttttatgttttgaccaagctctagaaaccattgcatcctagggaaaatattagccaaagttaggaattgaaatctagaaaatgttaagttgaacccagaatgccatttgatacctgtgtgttcatttggccataactcccactaggaaattccatttgagatttgccaatatgatgtagaaacatgatacttagggatacaatattgatttagacacctttgccaaattctaagtgtaaagaccctaaaaagagggtcaaacatactgccctgaagttgatttttgcccttataggactgagagtccaggttaatacattgaccataactcactataccaagcttgaaaaattatgaaattgtacctgggagtccctaagacatagaggaacatatcttgtgaatgaacctaagtctaaaaatgacaataaaatgatcaaatgactggttaaagtttattgaccagaaattgtaaattctggacagcttagaggcaaatggaccagttatggtattttgaccataacttgagttctataac includes:
- the LOC131172870 gene encoding ankyrin repeat-containing protein At5g02620-like, which produces MEDSQALHETQLVSETNYQPKQKDIITFMDAEWYNAAAEGQIDKFKDYTEPLDLLRTPNKNTVLHVYITAVKKETEESIEFVKLVISKCPSLLSEPNIKGETPLHIAARFGHKNIVEFLIHSIKKAQYEDLERGAEASTSAKMLKKTSTDEDTALHEAVRNNHPQVVEILIRENPEFANIANAARESPLYLAAVRENNIIASKILEICPSPAYSGPNGKTALHEAVTSKDEGTLHFRSVFIADLIGKILEKNSSLTKEQDEEGWTPLHYASYFNLLQIVEVLLLKDGKSAAYIGDKSGKTPLHVAIFHCKSHLKVVEKIMSDYPDCCDLVDNRGRNVLHFAVESKSFEGLKTITEKPFLANLINQKDKDGNTPAHLLATYGFEECCLTEHHLVDKKAINNENLTALDVVVKTKDESNMPFLGWTKRKLKKVGYKPGRPSIIQLAERDNMSRLDNEFITELEKTSQSHQIVATLIATITFAAGFTLPGGYSDHDGPDEGTAILSRRSAFKTFLITDTLAFALSISVVLIHFLLTLQTSKRKYFNLFAAAAHFTLIAMELMVVAFMTGVYAVMPSSSSGLGATICVIGSCLGLLYFCVLKVSI
- the LOC131172871 gene encoding uncharacterized protein LOC131172871 is translated as MADSQVLPETQLASEINDQPKQKHIITFMDAKWYNAAAEGQINKFKDYTEPLDLLLISKCPSLLVEPNIRGETPLHIAARFGRKNIVECLIDSIKNAQEDIERGAEASTSDQMLKTTSPDKEEPCMRLKNPEFANIANAAGESPLYLAAVRENNIIASKILEICLSPAYTGPDGRTALHEAVISGDADLTRKILNKNSSLTREQDEEGWTPLHYASYFNLLPIVEMLLEDDNKYAAYISENDGKTPLHLAILNGDSHLKVVEKIMSDCPDCCDLADNRGRNVLHFAVESGSFKGVQIITEKPSLANLINQKEKEGNTPVHLVAAFGFEDCCLTEHHLVDKMAVNNENLTGLDVVLETKHKSKLP